In Puntigrus tetrazona isolate hp1 chromosome 18, ASM1883169v1, whole genome shotgun sequence, one genomic interval encodes:
- the swap70b gene encoding switch-associated protein 70b, with protein MRKQFTSSATPVSSPETLLLKMGLRDELLKAIWHAFTALDVDKSGKVSKSQLKVLSHNLCTVMKIPHDPVALEEHFRDDDEGPVSNQGYMPYLNRFILDKVQDNFDRIDFNRMCWTLCARKNLNRNHLLISDDDAFKIWCIFNFLSEDRYPLIMVSEEIEYFLRKLTEAMGGSWIEEKFEEYKLQLSSKHQCLNAWELIELVGMGHFSKGMDRQTLSMGINEVFQELILDVLKQGYMMKKGHRRKNWTERWFLLKPNLISYYVSEDLTEKKGDILLDGNCCVESLPDKEGKKCLFYVKCSDKSFEISASDKKKKQEWIQAIQTCITLLKVGRPAPHHEARQKRRELRQKQQAEQEELELRMRELQTANENKQRELEAMRKKLEEAAANAAEEERRRLQTQSELQDLYRVEMEKEKMVRQQMEEQVAQKSCELEQYLQRVRELENMYHRLEEALEEERQARQDEETVRKLQARLLEEEVSKRAELEQIHLYQQQTISQTQAEKQELERERLAKESALQSAMEQLQQLEVDRRGALEQYEEVMKKLADAANNTKSWKDKVAQHEGLIRLIQPGPKYPQKITNWGPAAFTEAELSLREKDWQEKKNRPPTPE; from the exons ATGAGAAAACAGTTCACATCAAGTGCGACGCCAGTCAGTAGCCCAGAGACACTACTTCTGAAAATGGGACTAAGGGACGAGCTCCTCAAGGCGATATGGCATGCGTTCACAGCCCTGGATGTGGATAAAAGTGGGAAAGTGTCTAAGTCACAGCtgaag GTGCTGTCCCATAACCTGTGCACAGTGATGAAGATCCCTCATGATCCCGTAGCTCTAGAGGAACATTTTAGAGATGACGATGAAGGACCTGTTTCCAATCAGGGATACATGCCTTACCTGAACAGGTTCATTCTGGACAAG gtcCAGGATAACTTTGACCGAATTGATTTTAACAGGATGTGTTGGACTCTGTGTGCCAGAAAAAACCTTAACAGAAATCACCTGCTTATCTCAGATGATGATGCATTTAAGATCTGGTGCATTTTCAACTTCCTCTCAGAGGATAGATATCCACTGATCATGGTCTCAGAGGAG ATAGAGTACTTCCTTCGTAAGCTAACAGAAGCCATGGGTGGCAGTTGGATTGAGGAAAAGTTTGAAGAATACAAGCTCCAGCTGAGCAGCAAGCACCAGTGTCTGAATGCGTGGGAGCTGATTGAGTTGGTGGGCATGGGTCACTTCAGTAAGGGCATGGACCGCCAGACCCTCTCCATGGGCATTAATGAAGTGTTCCAGGAACTTATTCTGGATGTGCTCAAACAG GGATACATGATGAAAAAGGGCCACAGAAGGAAGAACTGGACTGAACGGTGGTTCCTATTGAAGCCCAACTTAATATCATACTATGTCAGTGAAGACCTTACAGAGAAAAAAGGCGACATATTACTAGATGGAAACTGTTGTGTCGAG TCATTGCCTGACAAGGAGGGAAAGAAGTGCCTTTTCTACGTCAAGTGTTCAGACAAAAGCTTTGAAATCAGTGCctcagataaaaagaaaaaacaggagTGGATTCAAG CTATTCAGACTTGTATCACACTCCTGAAGGTGGGACGTCCAGCTCCACACCACGAGGCACGGCAGAAGCGGCGAGAGTTACGACAGAAACAACAGGCTGAGCAGGAAGAACTGGAGCTGAGGATGAGGGAGCTGCAGACGGCCAATGAGAACAAACAGAGAGAGCTGGAGGCCATGAGGAAG AAACTGGAGGAGGCCGCAGCCAATGCTGCAGAAGAAGAACGTAGACGTCTGCAGACCCAGAGCGAACTGCAGGATCTTTACCGGGTGGaaatggagaaagagaaaatg GTGCGGCAGCAAATGGAGGAACAGGTGGCTCAAAAGTCATGTGAGTTAGAGCAGTACTTGCAGCGTGTACGAGAGCTAGAGAACATGTACCACCGTTTAGAAGAAGCACTGGAGGAAGAAAGACAGGCCAGACAAGATGAGGAAACTGTCCGAAAACTACAGGCCAG GCTACTGGAGGAGGAGGTATCCAAGCGTGCAGAGCTGGAGCAGATACACCTGTATCAACAGCAGACCATTTCCCAGACACAGGCAGAGAAACAGGAGCTGGAACGAGAGCGGCTGGCGAAGGAGAGCGCTTTGCAGTCTGCTATGGAGCAGCTGCAGCAGCTGGAGGTTGACAGACGGGGTGCACTGGAGCAATACGAG GAGGTGATGAAGAAACTAGCAGATGCTGCTAATAACACAAAGAGCTGGAAGGACAAGGTGGCTCAGCACGAAGGACTCATACGGCTCATTCAGCCAG GTCCCAAGTACCCTCAGAAGATCACAAACTGGGGTCCTGCAGCTTTCACAGAGGCAGAACTGAGTCTGAGAGAAAAAGACTGgcaggaaaagaaaaacaggccTCCTACACCCGAGTAG
- the wee1 gene encoding wee1-like protein kinase — protein sequence MSFVTRRHGKSPNIKPVRQKLQFSASDGEEDSIEDANNSTGAESGFTELDSPVSVRRSGDKRPADLGSSSPLSRTRDDDESWDEEGFGSPSRAKPTFYMKSSPSPRKSPQAYDSSPERSYIHDDMEGSSSPVPDCPDTPPHKTFRKLRLFDTPHTPKSLLSKARTMASTSRRVALFKNVDSTSKACLDGRRNQTPLVNINPFTPDSILVQSSTLQRNNRKRAHWNDSCGEDMDASDPEIEDELIPPSKRITMMENNMMSRYASEFHELEKIGSGEFGSVFKCVKRLDGCIYAIKRSKKPLAGSVDEQNALREVYAHAVLGQHPHVVRYYSAWAEDDHMLIQNEYCNGGTLSDVIAENNRRIHFLSEMELKDLLLQVSRGLKYIHSTALVHMDIKPSNIFISRKPAASVEEFEDEEDGPTTRVVYKIGDLGHVTTVTNPQVEEGDSRYLANEVLQEDYSNLKKADIFALALTVIGASGAEPLPTNGDKWHKIRQGILPHIPQVLSQEFLSLLKLMIHPDPTRRPSTSDLVRHPVLLTASRMSADQLRVELNAEKFKNALLQKELKKAQMAKAAAEERVLSTDRVLTRSTVQSSSRASRLIGKKMNRSVSLTIY from the exons ATGAGTTTCGTTACACGGAGGCACGGCAAGTCTCCAAATATTAAACCCGTTCGCCAGAAATTGCAGTTTTCGGCCAGTGACGGTGAAGAAGACAGCATTGAAGACGCGAACAACAGCACCGGAGCCGAATCGGGCTTCACGGAGCTAGACTCGCCAGTGTCCGTGCGGCGCAGCGGCGATAAGAGGCCGGCGGACCTGGGCAGCAGCAGCCCGCTCAGCCGAACCAGAGACGACGACGAGTCCTGGGACGAGGAGGGTTTCGGTTCACCGTCTCGGGCAAAACCAACTTTTTACATGAAAAGCTCTCCCTCGCCAAGGAAAAGCCCACAGGCTTACGACAGTTCACCTGAGAGGAGTTACATTCACGATGACATGGAAGGGTCCAGCTCTCCTGTTCCGGACTGTCCTGATACACCACCCCATAAAACCTTCAGAAAACTCCGGCTGTTTGATACCCCTCATACCCCAAAG AGCTTATTGTCGAAGGCCAGGACGATGGCATCGACCAGCCGGAGAGTCGCCCTGTTTAAGAATGTTGATTCAACAAGCAAAGCCTGTCTGGACGGAAGACGAAACCAGACACCTCTAGTAAACATCAACCCCTTCACCCCGGACTCCATTCTGGTGCAATCATCGACACTACAACGAAACAACAGGAAACGAGCACACTGGAATGA CTCGTGTGGAGAGGACATGGATGCCAGCGATCCTGAAATAGAGGATGAGCTCATTCCGCCTTCAAAG AGGATCACAATGATGGAGAACAACATGATGTCCAGATATGCTTCTGAATTTCATGAGCTGGAGAAGATTGGCTCTGGAGAGTTTGGTTCTGTTTTCAAATGCGTTAAGAGGTTGGACGGCTGCATTTACGCTATCAAACGTTCCAAAAAGCCCCTGGCAGGCTCTGTGGATGA GCAAAACGCACTTCGTGAGGTATACGCACATGCAGTTCTTGGACAGCACCCCCACGTTGTGAGGTATTATTCTGCTTGGGCAGAAGATGACCACATGCTGATCCAGAATGAGTACTGCAACGGAGGAACCCTGTCTGATGTTATTGCTGAGAACAACAGACGCATACACTTCCTTTCTGAGATGGAGTTGAAGGATCTGCTGTTGCAGGTCTCTCGCGGACTCAAGTACATTCACTCTACAGCACTTGTTCACATGGATATCAAGCCAA gCAATATATTCATTTCACGCAAACCGGCTGCTAGTGTAGAGGAATTTGAAGACGAAGAAGATGGTCCCACCACAAGAGTGGTGTACAAAATAG GTGATCTAGGTCACGTCACAACGGTTACCAATCCACAAGTTGAAGAAGGTGACAGCAGGTACCTGGCAAATGAAGTTCTTCAAGAG GACTACAGTAACCTGAAAAAGGCAGACATATTTGCCCTTGCTCTGACTGTAATCGGTGCCTCTGGAGCAGAGCCGCTTCCCACCAATGGAGACAAGTGGCACAAAATCCGACAGGGCATCCTGCCCCATATCCCACAAGTGCTTTCTCAGGAATTTTTAAGCTTGTTAAAG CTTATGATCCATCCTGACCCAACACGGCGACCCTCAACCTCTGACCTCGTCAGACATCCTGTTCTTCTGACCGCTTCCAGAATGAGTGCTGATCAGCTGCGTGTTGAGCTCAACGCGGAGAAATTTAAGAACGCACTTCTgcaaaa ggAGCTAAAGAAAGCTCAGATGGCAAAGGCTGCAGCAGAAGAGAGGGTTCTGTCCACAGACCGTGTTCTTACGCGTTCCACAGTCCAGTCCAGCTCTAGAGCTTCTCGACTCATCGGGAAAAAGATGAACCGTTCTGTTAGTCTCACCATTTATTGA
- the znf143b gene encoding zinc finger protein 143 isoform X2, giving the protein MSKQIMLLAQVNRDTQGMEFQSVDGDPQQVTLCLTEAVTVADDNLEGIDTVSLQAVTLVDGSTAYIQHSPKENKLMEGQVIQLEDGSAAYVQHLPMSKSGGEGLRLEDGQAVQLEDGTTAYIHAPKETYDQGGLQAVQLEDGTTAYIQHMPPSNTILAIQADGTVADLQTEGTIDAETISVLEQYSTKMEATECSGLLGRGDSDGVHMQIVLQGQDRSPRIQHVGEKAFRCEHEGCGKLYTTAHHLKVHERSHTGDKPYICEHLGCGKKFATGYGLKSHVRTHTGEKPYRCQELNCLKSFKTSGDLQKHTRTHTGEKPFKCPFEGCGRSFTTSNIRKVHIRTHTGERPYYCSEPNCGRAFASATNYKNHMRIHTGEKPYVCTVPGCDKRFTEYSSLYKHHVVHTPCKPYNCNHCGKTYKQISTLAMHKRTAHNDTEPIEEEQEGYFEPPAEAIDDPGLMYTPTVVEDDSGSEQVSGSEVMGQHVALISQDGTQQVLSQADMQAMGGTITMVTQEGTTITIPAHEAMLSSGGPHSVTMVSADGTEGQVAIVTPDLSAYQTEDGELVQDQEQHVVSTSPHPVTLLATSNGTHIAVQLSDQPSLEEAIRIASRIQQGETPGMDD; this is encoded by the exons ATGTCTAA GCAGATCATGCTCTTAGCCCAGGTGAACCGGGACACCCAGGGCATGGAGTTTCAAAGTGTGGATGGGGACCCGCAGCAGGTCACCCTTTGCCTAACAGAGGCAGTAACAGTTGCAG ATGACAACTTGGAGGGTATAGACACGGTGAGCTTGCAGGCTGTGACTCTGGTGGATGGCTCCACAGCATACATCCAACATAGCCCTAAAG AAAACAAACTAATGGAAGGACAAGTGATTCAGCTGGAGGATGGATCCGCTGCTTATGTCCAGCACCTACCAATGTCTAAATCAG GTGGAGAAGGATTGAGATTAGAAGATGGGCAAGCTGTGCAACTGGAGGATGGAACAACCGCTTACATTCATGCACCCAAAG AAACGTATGATCAGGGCGGCTTACAGGCTGTTCAGCTGGAGGATGGCACCACTGCATATATTCAACATATGCCTCCATCCAACACCATCTTGGCCATCCAGGCAGATGGTACTGTAGCAGACTTACAGACAGAGGGCACGATTGATGCTGAGACAATTAGTGTGTTGGAGCAATACTCTACAAAG atggaGGCCACAGAATGTAGTGGGTTGCTTGGTCGAGGGGACTCCGATGGTGTGCATATGCAG ATTGTGCTGCAGGGTCAAGACCGGTCACCTAGGATCCAGCATGTTGGGGAAAAGGCTTTCAGATGTGAACATGAGGGATGTGGAAAACTCTACACTACTGCTCACCATCTGAAG gtACACGAAAGATCGCATACAGGGGATAAGCCATACATTTGTGAACATTTGGGTTGTGGCAAAAAGTTTGCAACAG GGTATGGTCTCAAGAGTCACGTCCGAAcacacactggagagaaaccttatCGCTGTCAGGAGCTCAACTGTCTCAAGTCTTTCAAAACCTCTGGAGacttacaaaaacacacaagaacACATACAG gCGAGAAACCATTTAAATGTCCATTTGAAGGCTGTGGGAGATCTTTCACTACATCCAACATTCGAAAAGTCCATATCCGTACTCACACAGGCGAGAGGCCATACTACTGCTCTGAACCCAACTGTGGAAGGGCCTTTGCAAGTGCCACCAATTACAAAAaccacatgagaattcacacaG GTGAGAAGCCTTACGTCTGCACTGTTCCTGGCTGTGACAAGCGTTTCACTGAATACTCCAGCCTGTACAAGCACCATGTAGTTCATACTCCCTGCAAACCCTACAACTGTAATCACTGCGGAAAGACGTATAAGCAGATTTCGACCTTAGCCATGCATAAACGCACAGCGCACAATGACACCGAGCCCAtagaagaagaacaagaaggTTATTTTGAGCCCCCAGCAG aGGCTATTGATGACCCTGGGTTAATGTACACTCCAACAGTGGTGGAAGATGACTCTGGGTCTGAGCAGGTGTCAGGATCAGAAGTCATGGGACAGCATGTGGCTCTCATATCTCAGGATGGCACACAACAG GTTCTGTCTCAGGCAGATATGCAGGCTATGGGAGGCACGATTACCATGGTAACACAAGAAGGAACCACCATAACCATCCCAGCACATGAAGCGATGCTTTCCTCAGGAGGACCACATTCTGTTACTATGGTGTCCGCAGACGGCACAGAAGGACAG gtgGCTATTGTGACGCCCGATCTGTCTGCGTACCAGACAGAAGATGGGGAGCTTGTACAAGATCAGGAGCAGCATGTGGTTTCCACAAGCCCACACCCCGTCACACTGCTGGCTACTTCTAACGGCACACACATAGCTGTGCAG CTCAGTGATCAGCCCTCTCTAGAAGAAGCCATCAGAATAGCATCAAGAATACAGCAAGGAGAAACCCCAGGCATGGACGATTAA
- the znf143b gene encoding zinc finger protein 143 isoform X3 → MLLAQVNRDTQGMEFQSVDGDPQQVTLCLTEAVTVADDNLEGIDTVSLQAVTLVDGSTAYIQHSPKVSLTENKLMEGQVIQLEDGSAAYVQHLPMSKSGGEGLRLEDGQAVQLEDGTTAYIHAPKETYDQGGLQAVQLEDGTTAYIQHMPPSNTILAIQADGTVADLQTEGTIDAETISVLEQYSTKMEATECSGLLGRGDSDGVHMQIVLQGQDRSPRIQHVGEKAFRCEHEGCGKLYTTAHHLKVHERSHTGDKPYICEHLGCGKKFATGYGLKSHVRTHTGEKPYRCQELNCLKSFKTSGDLQKHTRTHTGEKPFKCPFEGCGRSFTTSNIRKVHIRTHTGERPYYCSEPNCGRAFASATNYKNHMRIHTGEKPYVCTVPGCDKRFTEYSSLYKHHVVHTPCKPYNCNHCGKTYKQISTLAMHKRTAHNDTEPIEEEQEGYFEPPAEAIDDPGLMYTPTVVEDDSGSEQVSGSEVMGQHVALISQDGTQQVLSQADMQAMGGTITMVTQEGTTITIPAHEAMLSSGGPHSVTMVSADGTEGQVAIVTPDLSAYQTEDGELVQDQEQHVVSTSPHPVTLLATSNGTHIAVQLSDQPSLEEAIRIASRIQQGETPGMDD, encoded by the exons ATGCTCTTAGCCCAGGTGAACCGGGACACCCAGGGCATGGAGTTTCAAAGTGTGGATGGGGACCCGCAGCAGGTCACCCTTTGCCTAACAGAGGCAGTAACAGTTGCAG ATGACAACTTGGAGGGTATAGACACGGTGAGCTTGCAGGCTGTGACTCTGGTGGATGGCTCCACAGCATACATCCAACATAGCCCTAAAG TTTCTCTCACAGAAAACAAACTAATGGAAGGACAAGTGATTCAGCTGGAGGATGGATCCGCTGCTTATGTCCAGCACCTACCAATGTCTAAATCAG GTGGAGAAGGATTGAGATTAGAAGATGGGCAAGCTGTGCAACTGGAGGATGGAACAACCGCTTACATTCATGCACCCAAAG AAACGTATGATCAGGGCGGCTTACAGGCTGTTCAGCTGGAGGATGGCACCACTGCATATATTCAACATATGCCTCCATCCAACACCATCTTGGCCATCCAGGCAGATGGTACTGTAGCAGACTTACAGACAGAGGGCACGATTGATGCTGAGACAATTAGTGTGTTGGAGCAATACTCTACAAAG atggaGGCCACAGAATGTAGTGGGTTGCTTGGTCGAGGGGACTCCGATGGTGTGCATATGCAG ATTGTGCTGCAGGGTCAAGACCGGTCACCTAGGATCCAGCATGTTGGGGAAAAGGCTTTCAGATGTGAACATGAGGGATGTGGAAAACTCTACACTACTGCTCACCATCTGAAG gtACACGAAAGATCGCATACAGGGGATAAGCCATACATTTGTGAACATTTGGGTTGTGGCAAAAAGTTTGCAACAG GGTATGGTCTCAAGAGTCACGTCCGAAcacacactggagagaaaccttatCGCTGTCAGGAGCTCAACTGTCTCAAGTCTTTCAAAACCTCTGGAGacttacaaaaacacacaagaacACATACAG gCGAGAAACCATTTAAATGTCCATTTGAAGGCTGTGGGAGATCTTTCACTACATCCAACATTCGAAAAGTCCATATCCGTACTCACACAGGCGAGAGGCCATACTACTGCTCTGAACCCAACTGTGGAAGGGCCTTTGCAAGTGCCACCAATTACAAAAaccacatgagaattcacacaG GTGAGAAGCCTTACGTCTGCACTGTTCCTGGCTGTGACAAGCGTTTCACTGAATACTCCAGCCTGTACAAGCACCATGTAGTTCATACTCCCTGCAAACCCTACAACTGTAATCACTGCGGAAAGACGTATAAGCAGATTTCGACCTTAGCCATGCATAAACGCACAGCGCACAATGACACCGAGCCCAtagaagaagaacaagaaggTTATTTTGAGCCCCCAGCAG aGGCTATTGATGACCCTGGGTTAATGTACACTCCAACAGTGGTGGAAGATGACTCTGGGTCTGAGCAGGTGTCAGGATCAGAAGTCATGGGACAGCATGTGGCTCTCATATCTCAGGATGGCACACAACAG GTTCTGTCTCAGGCAGATATGCAGGCTATGGGAGGCACGATTACCATGGTAACACAAGAAGGAACCACCATAACCATCCCAGCACATGAAGCGATGCTTTCCTCAGGAGGACCACATTCTGTTACTATGGTGTCCGCAGACGGCACAGAAGGACAG gtgGCTATTGTGACGCCCGATCTGTCTGCGTACCAGACAGAAGATGGGGAGCTTGTACAAGATCAGGAGCAGCATGTGGTTTCCACAAGCCCACACCCCGTCACACTGCTGGCTACTTCTAACGGCACACACATAGCTGTGCAG CTCAGTGATCAGCCCTCTCTAGAAGAAGCCATCAGAATAGCATCAAGAATACAGCAAGGAGAAACCCCAGGCATGGACGATTAA
- the znf143b gene encoding zinc finger protein 143 isoform X1 has product MSKQIMLLAQVNRDTQGMEFQSVDGDPQQVTLCLTEAVTVADDNLEGIDTVSLQAVTLVDGSTAYIQHSPKVSLTENKLMEGQVIQLEDGSAAYVQHLPMSKSGGEGLRLEDGQAVQLEDGTTAYIHAPKETYDQGGLQAVQLEDGTTAYIQHMPPSNTILAIQADGTVADLQTEGTIDAETISVLEQYSTKMEATECSGLLGRGDSDGVHMQIVLQGQDRSPRIQHVGEKAFRCEHEGCGKLYTTAHHLKVHERSHTGDKPYICEHLGCGKKFATGYGLKSHVRTHTGEKPYRCQELNCLKSFKTSGDLQKHTRTHTGEKPFKCPFEGCGRSFTTSNIRKVHIRTHTGERPYYCSEPNCGRAFASATNYKNHMRIHTGEKPYVCTVPGCDKRFTEYSSLYKHHVVHTPCKPYNCNHCGKTYKQISTLAMHKRTAHNDTEPIEEEQEGYFEPPAEAIDDPGLMYTPTVVEDDSGSEQVSGSEVMGQHVALISQDGTQQVLSQADMQAMGGTITMVTQEGTTITIPAHEAMLSSGGPHSVTMVSADGTEGQVAIVTPDLSAYQTEDGELVQDQEQHVVSTSPHPVTLLATSNGTHIAVQLSDQPSLEEAIRIASRIQQGETPGMDD; this is encoded by the exons ATGTCTAA GCAGATCATGCTCTTAGCCCAGGTGAACCGGGACACCCAGGGCATGGAGTTTCAAAGTGTGGATGGGGACCCGCAGCAGGTCACCCTTTGCCTAACAGAGGCAGTAACAGTTGCAG ATGACAACTTGGAGGGTATAGACACGGTGAGCTTGCAGGCTGTGACTCTGGTGGATGGCTCCACAGCATACATCCAACATAGCCCTAAAG TTTCTCTCACAGAAAACAAACTAATGGAAGGACAAGTGATTCAGCTGGAGGATGGATCCGCTGCTTATGTCCAGCACCTACCAATGTCTAAATCAG GTGGAGAAGGATTGAGATTAGAAGATGGGCAAGCTGTGCAACTGGAGGATGGAACAACCGCTTACATTCATGCACCCAAAG AAACGTATGATCAGGGCGGCTTACAGGCTGTTCAGCTGGAGGATGGCACCACTGCATATATTCAACATATGCCTCCATCCAACACCATCTTGGCCATCCAGGCAGATGGTACTGTAGCAGACTTACAGACAGAGGGCACGATTGATGCTGAGACAATTAGTGTGTTGGAGCAATACTCTACAAAG atggaGGCCACAGAATGTAGTGGGTTGCTTGGTCGAGGGGACTCCGATGGTGTGCATATGCAG ATTGTGCTGCAGGGTCAAGACCGGTCACCTAGGATCCAGCATGTTGGGGAAAAGGCTTTCAGATGTGAACATGAGGGATGTGGAAAACTCTACACTACTGCTCACCATCTGAAG gtACACGAAAGATCGCATACAGGGGATAAGCCATACATTTGTGAACATTTGGGTTGTGGCAAAAAGTTTGCAACAG GGTATGGTCTCAAGAGTCACGTCCGAAcacacactggagagaaaccttatCGCTGTCAGGAGCTCAACTGTCTCAAGTCTTTCAAAACCTCTGGAGacttacaaaaacacacaagaacACATACAG gCGAGAAACCATTTAAATGTCCATTTGAAGGCTGTGGGAGATCTTTCACTACATCCAACATTCGAAAAGTCCATATCCGTACTCACACAGGCGAGAGGCCATACTACTGCTCTGAACCCAACTGTGGAAGGGCCTTTGCAAGTGCCACCAATTACAAAAaccacatgagaattcacacaG GTGAGAAGCCTTACGTCTGCACTGTTCCTGGCTGTGACAAGCGTTTCACTGAATACTCCAGCCTGTACAAGCACCATGTAGTTCATACTCCCTGCAAACCCTACAACTGTAATCACTGCGGAAAGACGTATAAGCAGATTTCGACCTTAGCCATGCATAAACGCACAGCGCACAATGACACCGAGCCCAtagaagaagaacaagaaggTTATTTTGAGCCCCCAGCAG aGGCTATTGATGACCCTGGGTTAATGTACACTCCAACAGTGGTGGAAGATGACTCTGGGTCTGAGCAGGTGTCAGGATCAGAAGTCATGGGACAGCATGTGGCTCTCATATCTCAGGATGGCACACAACAG GTTCTGTCTCAGGCAGATATGCAGGCTATGGGAGGCACGATTACCATGGTAACACAAGAAGGAACCACCATAACCATCCCAGCACATGAAGCGATGCTTTCCTCAGGAGGACCACATTCTGTTACTATGGTGTCCGCAGACGGCACAGAAGGACAG gtgGCTATTGTGACGCCCGATCTGTCTGCGTACCAGACAGAAGATGGGGAGCTTGTACAAGATCAGGAGCAGCATGTGGTTTCCACAAGCCCACACCCCGTCACACTGCTGGCTACTTCTAACGGCACACACATAGCTGTGCAG CTCAGTGATCAGCCCTCTCTAGAAGAAGCCATCAGAATAGCATCAAGAATACAGCAAGGAGAAACCCCAGGCATGGACGATTAA